Below is a genomic region from Panthera tigris isolate Pti1 chromosome E1, P.tigris_Pti1_mat1.1, whole genome shotgun sequence.
AGCCTGAAGCCCACTGAGCCCCAGTCGGGGTACATTGCAGAGCGGTTGCCCATCAACCGGCGAGATCTGGACCCCAACGCTGGACGTTTTGTCCGCTACCAGTTCACACCCGCCTTCCTCCGCCTGAGGCAGGTGGGAGCCACGTAAGTCACTGGAcggcggcgggggggtgggggggtggggggcagttggAGGGGTGGGCAAGGGCTGGGGGTAAGGGTGAGGGTGGGAATGAGCCCTTCCTGAGTTCTTACTGAGCCTCTCTTTTGGGGGTGGTGTCTGTCTTGAGCCTTGCTAGCTGACTTCAAAGCCAAACTCAGACCCGCCCCCTCCAATCTCTCAGGGTGGAGTTCACAGTGGGAGATAAGCCTGTCAACAACTTCCGCATGATTGAGAGGCACTACTTTCGCAACCAGCTCCTCAAAAGTTTTGACTTCCACTTTGGCTTCTGCATCCCCAGCAGCAAGAACACCTGCGAACACATCTACgacttcccccctctctctgaggAGCTGAGTGCGTGGGCAGGGCTTTGTGGGAgtaggggggtgggaggggctagAGAGACCAAAGTAGGGGGAGCGTGGGTCCGACCCCCTTTCTCCTACCCTGGGTCACCTGTGTTCTGGCCACCATTCCCATGCCAcctgtggggaaactgaggctcaaatgGGCTGGGGGGACTCTTTGCGGTGGTTCTGAGGTTGTTCAGCTTGTCCCCATCCCACAGTCCTGGAGCCCCTGCAGTGTCCTGGCTCAGGCTTCTGACCTTTGCCCTATCTGGCTGGGCCTCTCTTACAGTCAACGAGATGATCCGTCACCCATACGAAACACAGTCTGACAGCTTCTACTTCGTGGATGATCGGCTGGTGATGCACAACAAAGCAGACTATTCCTACAGTGGAACGCCCTGACCCCCAAAACAGCCCCATACCCCGGGAGGGTCCTGGACCCTCAACTGTGACCTCCCCAACACTCACCTCTCCACCCGAGGCTTCTGCCTGAGGAGTATTTCAAGAGCCCTGGACCCTGAGTCAGCAATGGGAGGGAGGGTACTTGATGGCCCCAGTCCAAATCTCTGAAGCCCATGAGGCCTGGCGCATGGGGTGGGGTGGTAGGAGGGCTGTCCGCCTCCATGTCCAGGAAGGCCTCCTGTGAGAAGAGTAGCCAGGACTTCTGGACAGCCTCGCTGGGCCTCTTGGGCCCAAGTTTAAGAATAGTGTTCCCCTATCCAGGCTTTGACCAGGTCAGGGCAGAGACCTattccctgtcccctgcccacctACAGGCCATTTAGAATTGCAAATTCACAGATGAACATctgtggtgggtgggggagggtgtctgGCTGCCAAGCTTCCCAAGGGAGTCCAGGCCCTGGCCCTAGCCCCAACCTTTACCATCGGGGGCTGAGCCACCgcctgaggggtgggagggatggcCCCCCGGATTGCAGCCTGTGGTAGGGACTGGACCAACTGTATATAGTTTTCAAtaaactctctccttttctgttctttggcTGTGGGCCAGCGTGTGTGGGTGTtgggggtgtgggtgtggtgGGGGTGGAACATTAACGTGACTCCCAATTCCTCCTAGGTCCCCTAGTCCTCTATGCCCTGACATCACAGCATCTAGAGTCAGCATTTACTACATGTTACAGCTGGAAAGGGTTTTTCCTTTGACAAAGATGGAGACCCAGGCCCTGAGAGGGGAAAGCTTTGGCTCAAAGTCCTAGACCACTCTGGCAAAACGGGGGCTGGGACAAAAGCCCTCAACTCTAAGGTGGATGGAAGGTGTGGGGGAGGTGGTCTTGTTCTCCACCCCTTCTTCCCTCACCCAGAGCCCACTGGGACTACTAGGTTGTGTTTGTAGCCCTCATCAGAGACGCAGAGTGGACACAGTTTGGGCTAAGGTTTGGAGCCATCTCCTTGGCCTCAGCTGCCTTGGGGAGCCCCTGGCCTGGCTGCCCTACATAGAACATTGCCTCTGGCCCCCAGCACTACCCCAGACCCAGAAGAGCTCTTAATTCCCTTAGTGGAGGAAACTGGGGAACTGAGATAGGTGGAGAGCTCACACCCTACTCTTCCCACCCACTAATTTAGATATACCTGGTGACAGCCCTCTCTGGGCTGAGGCTTTAACCTAACCCACTAAGAAGTCTAGAAGTGCTGGAATTCGACTGGTGGAGCCCTTGCTGGGACTGGGTCCTGGGCTGAATTCTgggaattctgtttttttttttttttttttaagtttatttatttacttagcacgctggggagagggagagagagtcccaagcaggctccacactgtcagcgcagagccggctgtggggctcgaactcacgaaccatgaaatcatgacctgagccgaaatccagagttgggcacttaactaactgagccatccgggtgcctcGAACTCTGGGAATTCCAAAATGAGTGAGACCTGGAACAAATACTTGTTTGCAGGAGTAAGATGGACCGGGCATACAGGGGAGCAAGAGTGGTCCTGCTTGGAGAGATCTCAGGAGGACACTTGGAGGAGGCAGCATTGCAGCAGGTGCTTGAATGGCTCAGCATGACTGGCCAGAAGAGGTGGGGTAAGCATTTGTGCATAGGAAGCAGCACAAAGCAAATGTTTGGAGGCAAGATTTATCCAGGGCATTTGGGAAGGTGGGTATTTATGATGTGGAAGGAAGACACAGGTGCCTTGTAGTGCAGGTGGTGAGGCTTCTcctgagggagggggaaggattaATCGGGAATGACCTGTTCAGATGATCTCTGGAAGGCTGGATCTGAAGGAGTGAGACTAACAGCCAACACATAGTGGGTGCCAGACCTCTGGCTGGGCGCTTTATATGTGCTGGAATGTTCACAGTCATTTGTGAGGAAGG
It encodes:
- the UNC119 gene encoding protein unc-119 homolog A; the protein is MKVKKGGGGAGTGAESAPGASGQSVEPKPEPQLQAESESGSESEPEAGPGPRPGPLQRKQPIGPEDVLGLQRITGDYLCSPEENIYKIDFIRFKIRDMDSGTVLFEIKKPPASERLPINRRDLDPNAGRFVRYQFTPAFLRLRQVGATVEFTVGDKPVNNFRMIERHYFRNQLLKSFDFHFGFCIPSSKNTCEHIYDFPPLSEELINEMIRHPYETQSDSFYFVDDRLVMHNKADYSYSGTP